CGGGAAGGGATTTCCATCCGGCACCCGGCTCGGTTTGTCCTGGTTGGTTCTGGCAACCCGGAAGAAGGGGAGTTGCGCCCGCAATTGCTGGATCGCTTCGGCATGTTTGTGCAGATCGAAACGGTGCGCGATGCCGCCCTGCGGGTGCGAATTGTGGAGGAACGCAGCCAGTTTGATGCCGATCCAAAAGGGTTTTTGGCCAAGTACGCAGACTCGCAGCAGCGGCTTTCGGAACGGATTGAAAAAGCGCAACACCTTTTGCCTGCGGTGACGGTGGATCCGGACTTGCGCCTCAAGATCTCCGGGGTGTGTGCTGCGCTGGAGGTGGATGGGTTGCGAGGGGATATTGTCACCAATCGGGCTGCCAAGGCTTTGGCTGCGCTAGAAGGCCGCAGTGAAGTTACTCTTGCCGATATTCGCCGGGTGATCAGCCTCTGTTTACGACACCGCCTGCGGAAGGATCCCTTAGAAACGATTGACTCCGGCTACAAAGTCGAAAAAGCCTTTAGCGAAGTCTTTCAGGTCAGCCTGGATAGTGCCGCCTGAGTTGGATGGTTGATTGACAAAGCGCTTATCCAGGATACTATAATGCTAAGTACTGTGTCTAAGAA
The genomic region above belongs to Thermostichus vulcanus str. 'Rupite' and contains:
- the bchI gene encoding magnesium chelatase ATPase subunit I yields the protein MSLERRPVFPFTAIVGQEDMKLALLLNVIDPRIGGVLIMGDRGTGKSTTIRALADLLPQIEVVKGDPFNSHPQQRDLMSDQLWERLQAGESVERTWMQVPMVDLPLGATEDRVCGTLDIERALSQGVKAFEPGLLAKANRGILYVDEVNLLDDHLVDVLLDSAASGWNTVEREGISIRHPARFVLVGSGNPEEGELRPQLLDRFGMFVQIETVRDAALRVRIVEERSQFDADPKGFLAKYADSQQRLSERIEKAQHLLPAVTVDPDLRLKISGVCAALEVDGLRGDIVTNRAAKALAALEGRSEVTLADIRRVISLCLRHRLRKDPLETIDSGYKVEKAFSEVFQVSLDSAA